Proteins encoded by one window of Arachis hypogaea cultivar Tifrunner chromosome 1, arahy.Tifrunner.gnm2.J5K5, whole genome shotgun sequence:
- the LOC140181133 gene encoding uncharacterized protein — protein sequence MPSSIVSDHDPRFTSRFWGAFQRAFGTKLCLSTAYHLQTDGQSKKTIQTLEDLLRACVLDQPRSWDRYMPLVEFTYNNSFCASNGMDPYETVYGRKCQSLLCLYELGEASVLGPDLIAETTLHKYMSDAAHVLEPESVELRENITFQATPVKIDDTSMKKLRGKDVPLVKVAWERAGVEEHTWKLESEMRKDYPELSSENVSFVKNREKLQTGS from the exons ATGCCGTCAAGCATAGTATCAGACCATGATCCCCGATTCACTTCAAGATTTTGGGGAGCATTCCAAAGAGCTTTCGGTACGAAGTTATGTCTCAGTACCGCATATCATCTACAAACTGATGGACAGTCGAAAAAGACTATTCAGACGTTGGAAGATTTGCTCAGAGCATGTGTGTTGGATCAACCCAGGAGTTGGGATCGTtacatgccattagtggagtttacGTACAACAATAGCTTTTGTGCGAGCAATGGGATGGATCCGTATGAGACCGTATATGGACGGAAGTGCCAGTCTCTACTTTGTTTGTATGAATTAGGTGAAGCAAGTGTTTTGGGTCCAGATTTGATAGCAGAGACTACC cttcaTAAGTACATGTcggatgcggctcatgtgttGGAGCCTGAGTCGGTTGAGCTGAGGGAAAACATAACATTCCAAGCAACGCCAGTGAAGATCGATGACACTAGTATGAAGAAGCTGCGAGGTAAGGATGTTCCATTGGTTAAAGTTGCTTGGGAGCGAGCAGGagtagaagagcacacttggaAATTGGAATCTGAGATGCGAAAAGATTATCCCGAGCTTTCCTCAG aaaatgtgtcttttgtgaaaaaccgtgaaaaactgCAAACCGGCAGTTGA
- the LOC112707602 gene encoding uncharacterized protein codes for MTVVAPLEIRVFSDLVNKARVAEEYAKTMAASKDTHGGSSSRGRGKYFHPRGQSFKRGGYVPQGQGGFRKNNQNQFQYAKRRGNQSKSSPDLVCDHCGRFHPYDLCNISLGGCFNCGLPGHIARDCTRGRNQNAGQSQHQGRVFAVNAKDASKADPLMRGICLIGDKSLVTLYDTGASHSFISFAKVEKLGLKVSELPFDLYVHTPYQTIMTRSGCRQVGFKLEGRDFVHDLICLPMVGLEMILGFDWLSKNRVLLDCFERTIRFMPEGENGAVVAMGYYLNSVMVHCSEKTLDQILVVRDFPDVFREDIPEFSPQREIELIPRAGPVSIAPVFHPFLDKFMVVFIDDILVYSKTAKEHEEHLRIVLQILKEQKLYAKLSKCEFWKEEVKFLGHMVSKGGIAVDPSKLETVMEWERPTMVTEVRSFLGLAGYYRRFIEGFSRIALPMTKLTRKEVSFVWTSECEESFQTLKQKLTSAPILILSEPHEPFEVYCDASLKGLGCVLIQHWNVMAYASRQLRPHEVNYPTHDLELAAIVFVLKI; via the exons ATGACTGTTGTGGCTCCTTTGGAGATCCGTGTCTTCTCTGACTTAGTAAACAAGGCTAGAGTGGCGGAAGAGTATGCCAAGACCATGGCGGCATCCAAGGACACTCATGGAGGGAGCTCTAGTCGGGGGCGTGGAAAgtattttcatccgagaggacaaAGCTTTAAGAGAGGAGGATACGTGCCTCAAGGCCAAGGGGGCTTCAGAAAGAATAATCAGAATCAATTTCAGTATGCTAAGAGAAGAGGAAATCAGAGTAAGAGTTCTCCGGATTTAGTTTGTGATCATTGTGGACGTTTTCACCCTTATGACTTATGCAACATTAGTTTAGGTGGTTGCTTTAATTGTGGGTTGCCTGGCCACATTGCAAGGGATTGCACTCGTGGGAGGAATCAGAATGCAGGCCAGAGCCAGCATCAAGGTCGAGTCTTTGCTGTGAATGCCAAGGATGCTTCCAAGGCGGATCCATTGATGAGAGGTATATGTCTAATTGGTGATAAATCCTTAGTTACAttatatgatactggagcttcACATTCGTTTATTTCGTTTGCTAAAGTTGAGAAATTAGGCCTGAAAGTGTCAGAGTTACCTTTTGATCTGTATGTACATACTCCGTATCAAACAATTATGACTAGGTCAGGTTGTAGACAAGTAGGGTTCAAGCTTGAGGGTAGAGACTTTGTGCACGATTTGATCTGTCTACCAATGGTGGGGCTAGAGATGATTTTGGGATTTGATTGGTTGTCAAAGAATCGGGTCttgttggattgctttgaacGGACTATTCGGTTTATGCCGGAAGGAGAGAATGGAGCAGTGGTAGCTATGGGGTATTACCTGAACTCTGTGATGGTGCATTGTAGTGAGAAG ACCTTAGATCAGATTCTGGTGGTTAGAGATTTTCCTGATGTATTCCGAGAAGATATCCCTGAGTTCTCACCTCAAAGGGAAATTGAATTGATACCGAGAGCCGGACCAGTGTCGATTGCGCC agtCTTTCAtccctttttggacaaattcatggtggttttcatagatgaCATCTTAGTTTACTCTAAGACGGCAAAGGAGCATGAGGAACACttgaggattgtgttgcaaatcTTAAAGGAACAGAAGTTGTATGCTAAATTGTCAAAGTGCGAGTTCTGGAAGGAGGAAGTAAAGTTCTTAGGCCACATGGTGAGTAAAGGAGGAATAGCTGTAGATCCTTCTAAGTTAGAAacggtgatggaatgggaaagaccaaCGATGGTGACTGAAGTCAGAAGCTTCTTGGGTTTAGCCGGATATTATAGGAGGTTTATCGAAGGATTTTCTCGGATTGCATTACCGATGACAAAATTGACAAGGAAAGAAGTGTCATTCGTGTGGACGTCGGAGTGTGAAGAGAGTTTTCAGACTTTGAAGCAGAAGTTAACTTCAGCACCTATTTTAATCTTATCGGAACCACATGAACCGTTTGAAGTATATTGTGATGCTTCTTTGAAGGGTTTGGGTTGTGTGTTGATTCAACACTGGAACGTGAtggcttacgcatcgcgtcagcTGAGACCACATGAGGTGAATTATCCAACTCATGATTTGGAATTAGCCGCGATTGTGTTTGTATTGAAGATCTAG